The Neoarius graeffei isolate fNeoGra1 chromosome 10, fNeoGra1.pri, whole genome shotgun sequence genome has a segment encoding these proteins:
- the c10h12orf43 gene encoding protein CUSTOS isoform X1, protein MMAAGESSSEEEESRERLKEALWSFTSQTHHMNQDGGKHTHSRSRLKVSEHEHDGNELKTTPEFRSHVAKKLGAMLDSVICEVFSETPDCKPVPCENTQDEADDGFRLFSTSLPGNWREEPKQTTRSERRPAPSSSDSDSEMESRLREAAVSVSDLLPSSTERRQEDEKTDSGARDEESTEPKKKKKKKRKVVMEREEDELLAQGDRAVSQEQSGENMLKKKKKKGTE, encoded by the exons ATGATGGCTGCAGGTGAGAGcagcagtgaggaggaggagaGCAGAGAGCGGCTTAAAGAGGCGCTGTGGAGtttcacatctcaaacacaccacATGAACCAAG acggaggaaaacacacacacagcaggag CAGACTGAAAGTGTCTGAGCACGAACACGATGGCAATGAGCTGAAAACCACACCAGAGTTCCGCTCTCACGTCGCCAAGAAGCTTGGAGCCATGCTGGACAG tgtgatCTGTGAGGTGTTCAGCGAGACTCCTGACTGTAAACCTGTGCCATGTGAAAACACACAGGATGAAGCTGATGATG GTTTCCGACTTTTCTCGACATCACTTCCTGGTAACTGGAGGGAGGAGCCAAAGCAAACTACACGCTCTGAACGCAGACCTGCACCCAGCTCCag tgaCAGTGACAGTGAGATGGAGTCGAGGCTGAGGGAAGCGGCTGTGTCCGTATCAGACCTGCTTCCTTCCTCCACAGAGAGACGACAGGAGGATGAGAAGACAGATTCTGGAGCGAGGGATGAGGAGAGCACTgaaccaaagaagaagaaaaagaagaaaaggaaagttGTGATGGAGAGAGAGGAAGACGAGTTGTTAGCGCAGGGAGACAGAGCTGTGAGTCAGGAACAGAGTGGAGAGAACAtgctgaagaaaaagaagaagaaagggaCTGAGTGA
- the hnf1a gene encoding hepatocyte nuclear factor 1-alpha, with translation MEGGEERGMEGRVHRLSALQQQLLCSLLGSGVTREVLIQAISELERERNRPGIGLGGGARADRMEAAERTDGESSEDGDSDFPPPIFREIEKLPPEEAARQRAEVEQLLQEDPWRVAKMIKSYMQQHNLPQREVVETTGLNQSHLSQHLNKGTPMKNQKRAALYSWYVKKQDEISQQFTNAGRGLVLGEEPSEENKKGRRNRFKWGPASQQILFQAYERQKNPSKEEREGLVEECNRAECLQRGVSPSQLAGLGSNLVTEVRVYNWFANRRKEEAFRHKLALDPPYSNQTASGTEQSIPPTPTQGLKFTSSVLCEGVGAARSAGNGDRADGGHLGTGLVQLEPSHTLLEAHQHKPISGGGSLPPVSTLTSLHGMSHTHSGSPQGLIMASLPSVMSLGDSSLLIGLTSTQPQTVPVINNVGGGFTTLQPITFQQQLHTSSQQPITQQLPSHMTPSPFMATMAPLPCHMYSKADLTSYPSSSLLSQAMVITDSSSIGTLANLTTVRQTLSSNPEEHTTTTIQEESLHLQSSSPAPVSSSSLDIYPQTQSSDSHTAHLLTSSPGDIGPYIPAQMVSTAQ, from the exons ATGGAGGGAGGAGAGGAGCGAGGGATGGAGGGACGAGTGCACAGGCTTTCAGCTCTGCAGCAGCAGCTGCTCTGCTCTCTGTTGGGCTCTGGTGTGACCCGTGAAGTGCTGATCCAGGCCATCAGCGAGCTGGAGAGAGAGCGGAACCGACCTGGAATCGGGCTGGGAGGTGGCGCCAGAGCAGACCGCATGGAAGCGGCCGagcggacggacggagagagttCTGAGGACGGAGACTCAGACTTCCCTCCACCCATCTTCAGGGAGATTGAGAAACTACCGCCAGAGGAGGCAGCTAGGCAAAGGGCTGAGGTGGAGCAACTGCTGCA AGAGGACCCATGGCGTGTGGCGAAGATGATAAAGAGCTACATGCAGCAGCACAATCTTCCTCAGAGGGAGGTGGTGGAGACAACGGGACTGAATCAGTCTCACCTGTCACAGCACCTGAACAAAGGTACGCCCATGAAGAACCAGAAACGGGCCGCGCTCTACAGCTGGTACGTCAAGAAACAGGACGAGATCAGCCAgc AGTTCACCAATGCAGGTCGGGGGCTGGTTCTGGGGGAGGAGCCAAGTGAAGAAAACAAGAAGGGGAGGAGGAACCGGTTTAAATGGGGCCCAGCATCACAACAGATTCTGTTTCAGGCCTACGAGCGTCAGAAAAACCCGAGcaaggaggagagagagggacTGGTGGAGGAGTGTAACCG AGCAGAGTGTTTGCAGAGGGGCGTGTCTCCGTCACAGCTGGCCGGTTTGGGTTCGAATCTTGTGACAGAAGTGCGTGTTTATAACTGGTTTGCTAATCGCCGTAAAGAGGAAGCGTTTCGCCACAAACTAGCGCTCGACCCACCTTACAGCAACCAAACAGCATCCGGGACAGAGCAGAGCATCCCGCCCACTCCCACacaag gtCTGAAGTTCACTTCCTCAGTACTGTGTGAGGGTGTCGGGGCAGCGCGGTCTGCTGGGAATGGAGACAGAGCTGACGGAGGTCACCTGGGGACAGGTCTGGTCCAGCTGGAGCCAAGTCACACACTTCTGGAAGCACATCAGCACAAACCA atatcAGGAGGAGGGTCTCTGCCGCCCGTTAGCACCCTGACCTCTCTCCACGgcatgtctcacacacactctggctCGCCGCAGGGCCTCATCATGgcctccttacccagtgtcatgaGTCTGGGAGACTCGTCTCTGCTtatag GTCTCACGTCTACTCAACCACAGACGGTTCCGGTCATCAACAATGTCGGGGGCGGGTTCACCACACTCCAGCCAATCACCTTCCAGCAGCAGCTCCACACATCATCCCAGCAGCCAATCACGCAGCAGCTGCCAAGTCACATGACTCCAAGTCCATTCATGGCCACGATGGCACCGCTGCCCTGCCACA tgtacagTAAGGCAGATCTGACGTCGTATCCGTCCTCCAGCCTGCTGTCCCAGGCGATGGTCATCACTGACAGCAGCAGCATCGGAACCCTCGCGAATCTCACCACGGTCCGACAG ACGCTGAGCTCAAACCCTGAGGAACACACAACCACCACAATCCAGGAGGAGTCACTACACCTGCAGTCCAGCTCTCCAGCACcag TGTCCTCCAGCAGTTTGGATATTTATCCTCAAACCCAGTCCAGTGACAGCCACACCGCCCACCTCCTCACTTCATCCCCCGGAGACATCGGCCCCTACATTCCCGCACAGATGGTCTCTACCGCTCAATAG
- the c10h12orf43 gene encoding protein CUSTOS isoform X2 gives MMAAGESSSEEEESRERLKEALWSFTSQTHHMNQDGGKHTHSRRLKVSEHEHDGNELKTTPEFRSHVAKKLGAMLDSVICEVFSETPDCKPVPCENTQDEADDGFRLFSTSLPGNWREEPKQTTRSERRPAPSSSDSDSEMESRLREAAVSVSDLLPSSTERRQEDEKTDSGARDEESTEPKKKKKKKRKVVMEREEDELLAQGDRAVSQEQSGENMLKKKKKKGTE, from the exons ATGATGGCTGCAGGTGAGAGcagcagtgaggaggaggagaGCAGAGAGCGGCTTAAAGAGGCGCTGTGGAGtttcacatctcaaacacaccacATGAACCAAG acggaggaaaacacacacacagcaggag ACTGAAAGTGTCTGAGCACGAACACGATGGCAATGAGCTGAAAACCACACCAGAGTTCCGCTCTCACGTCGCCAAGAAGCTTGGAGCCATGCTGGACAG tgtgatCTGTGAGGTGTTCAGCGAGACTCCTGACTGTAAACCTGTGCCATGTGAAAACACACAGGATGAAGCTGATGATG GTTTCCGACTTTTCTCGACATCACTTCCTGGTAACTGGAGGGAGGAGCCAAAGCAAACTACACGCTCTGAACGCAGACCTGCACCCAGCTCCag tgaCAGTGACAGTGAGATGGAGTCGAGGCTGAGGGAAGCGGCTGTGTCCGTATCAGACCTGCTTCCTTCCTCCACAGAGAGACGACAGGAGGATGAGAAGACAGATTCTGGAGCGAGGGATGAGGAGAGCACTgaaccaaagaagaagaaaaagaagaaaaggaaagttGTGATGGAGAGAGAGGAAGACGAGTTGTTAGCGCAGGGAGACAGAGCTGTGAGTCAGGAACAGAGTGGAGAGAACAtgctgaagaaaaagaagaagaaagggaCTGAGTGA